A window from Erythrolamprus reginae isolate rEryReg1 chromosome 11, rEryReg1.hap1, whole genome shotgun sequence encodes these proteins:
- the PAK4 gene encoding serine/threonine-protein kinase PAK 4 isoform X1: MFTKRKKRIEISAPSNFEHRVHTGYDQQEQKFTGLPRQWQGIIEESAKRPKPLVDPVYITAVQPGSQKTIVRGHKAAKDGSLAWLLDEFENMSVSRSNSLRRDSPPFPARHDHFYQENGLGEALGRPRHPHPPPPHTEEDGGSSKGRDPKERSRHGPKNEAGRGWDDRTAAPHARGHEPQHMSHQSSGPPRPPEHPRPLPEPGPRAPERDRKREPPTERVVKRERTEGPEKRPKSTYTGQGSPQAPREKRPLSGPNIRTPNIPISEGVMKTAQQTGRPFNTYPRADTDLGRGTQGDHRPGKTPEAASNGPWSGSSGSSRPPPGAPARSRNLDPSPLGLSQHASDPHLTHMPPAAQPPQAPPQQPPAPTPAAPAPQQPPPCSPQREPQRVSHEQFRAALQMVVDPGDPRTYLDNFIKIGEGSTGIVCIATVRNSGKLVAVKKMDLRKQQRRELLFNEVVIMRDYQHENVVEMYNSCLVGDELWVVMEFLEGGALTDIVTHTRMNEEQIAAVCLSVLKALSVLHAQGVIHRDIKSDSILLTHDGRVKLSDFGFCAQVNKEVPRRKSLVGTPYWMAPELISRLPYGPEVDIWSLGVMVIEMVDGEPPYFNEPPLKAMKMIRDNLPPKLKNVHKVSPSLKGFLDRLLVRDPAQRATASELLKHPFVGKAGAPSCIVPLMRQNRMR, encoded by the exons ATGTTCACCAAAAGGAAGAAGCGCATTGAGATCTCCGCCCCCTCCAACTTCGAGCACCGGGTGCACACGGGCTACGACCAGCAGGAGCAGAAGTTCACGGGGCTGCCCAGGCAATGGCAGGGCATCATCGAGGAGTCGGCCAAGCGGCCAAAGCCCCTGGTGGACCCCGTGTACATCACGGCCGTCCAGCCGGGCTCTCAGAAG ACCATCGTGCGCGGACACAAGGCTGCCAAGGACGGCTCCCTGGCCTGGCTGCTCGATGAGTTTGAGAACATGTCCGTGTCGCGCTCCAACTCCCTGCGCAGGGACAGCCCCCCCTTCCCGGCCCGGCACGACCACTTTTACCAGGAGAACGGCCTGGGGGAGGCGCTGGGCAGGCCccgccacccccacccaccccctccccACACGGAAGAGGACGGCGGGAGCAGCAAGGGCAGAGACCCCAAGGAACGGAGCCGCCACGGGCCCAAGAACGAGGCCGGACGGGGCTGGGACGACAGGACTGCCGCACCGCACGCCCGTGGCCACGAGCCCCAGCACATGTCGCACCAGTCCTCCGGCCCCCCACGGCCCCCCGAGCACCCACGGCCCCTGCCGGAACCCGGGCCCCGAGCACCCGAGCGGGACCGGAAGAGGGAGCCCCCCACCGAGCGCGTGGTTAAGCGGGAGCGGACGGAGGGGCCCGAGAAGAGACCCAAGTCCACCTACACGGGCCAGGGCAGCCCACAGGCCCCCCGGGAGAAGCGACCCCTCTCTGGGCCCAATATCCGGACCCCGAACATCCCCATCTCTGAGGGGGTGATGAAGACCGCGCAGCAGACGGGACGGCCTTTTAACACCTACCCGCGAGCGGACACCGACCTTGGCCGTGGCACTCAG gGAGACCACCGGCCGGGCAAGACCCCTGAAGCCGCCTCCAACGGCCCCTGGAGTGGGAGCAGCGGCTCCTCCAGGCCTCCCCCGGGGGCCCCAGCCCGGTCCAGAAACCTGGATCCCTCCCCCCTGGGACTCTCCCAGCACGCCTCGGACCCCCACTTGACCCACATGCCCCCGGCCGCCCAGCCCCCGCAGgcccctccccagcagccccCGGCCCCCACGCCTGCGGCCCCCGCGCCACAGCAGCCGCCCCCCTGCTCCCCCCAGCGTGAGCCCCAGCGGGTCTCCCACGAACAGTTCCGGGCCGCCCTGCAGATGGTGGTTGACCCCGGAGACCCCCGGACCTACCTGGACAACTTCATCAAGATCGGGGAGGGCTCCACGGGCATCGTCTGCATCGCCACCGTCAGGAACTCCGGGAAGCTCGTGGCGGTCAAGAAGATGGACCTGCGGAAGCAGCAGCGGCGGGAGCTGCTCTTCAacgag gTGGTGATCATGAGGGACTACCAGCATGAGAAcgtggtggagatgtacaacagctgCCTGGTGGGCGATGAGCTCTGGGTCGTGATGGAGTTCCTGGAGGGGGGCGCGCTGACCGACATCGTCACCCACACCAG GATGAACGAAGAGCAGATTGCGGCCGTCTGCCTCTCGGTGCTGAAGGCCCTGTCGGTGCTCCACGCTCAGGGGGTCATCCACCGGGACATCAAGAGCGACTCCATCCTGCTGACCCATGATGGGCGG GTCAAGCTCTCCGACTTCGGATTCTGCGCGCAGGTGAACAAGGAGGTGCCGAGGCGCAAGTCGCTGGTGGGGACCCCCTACTGGATGGCCCCGGAGCTCATCTCTCGGCTGCCCTACGGGCCGGAG GTGGACATCTGGTCCCTGGGCGTGATGGTGATCGAGATGGTGGACGGGGAGCCTCCCTACTTCAACGAGCCCCCCCTCAAGGCCATGAAGATGATCCGGGACAATCTGCCCCCCAAACTGAAAAACGTGCACAAG GTCTCTCCTTCCTTGAAGGGCTTCCTGGACCGCCTGCTGGTCAGAGACCCCGCCCAAAGAGCCACGGCCAGCGAGCTCCTGAAGCACCCCTTCGTGGGCAAAGCCGGGGCCCCCTCCTGCATCGTGCCCCTCATGCGGCAGAACCGGATGAGATGA
- the PAK4 gene encoding serine/threonine-protein kinase PAK 4 isoform X3, with translation MFTKRKKRIEISAPSNFEHRVHTGYDQQEQKFTGLPRQWQGIIEESAKRPKPLVDPVYITAVQPGSQKGDHRPGKTPEAASNGPWSGSSGSSRPPPGAPARSRNLDPSPLGLSQHASDPHLTHMPPAAQPPQAPPQQPPAPTPAAPAPQQPPPCSPQREPQRVSHEQFRAALQMVVDPGDPRTYLDNFIKIGEGSTGIVCIATVRNSGKLVAVKKMDLRKQQRRELLFNEVVIMRDYQHENVVEMYNSCLVGDELWVVMEFLEGGALTDIVTHTRMNEEQIAAVCLSVLKALSVLHAQGVIHRDIKSDSILLTHDGRVKLSDFGFCAQVNKEVPRRKSLVGTPYWMAPELISRLPYGPEVDIWSLGVMVIEMVDGEPPYFNEPPLKAMKMIRDNLPPKLKNVHKVSPSLKGFLDRLLVRDPAQRATASELLKHPFVGKAGAPSCIVPLMRQNRMR, from the exons ATGTTCACCAAAAGGAAGAAGCGCATTGAGATCTCCGCCCCCTCCAACTTCGAGCACCGGGTGCACACGGGCTACGACCAGCAGGAGCAGAAGTTCACGGGGCTGCCCAGGCAATGGCAGGGCATCATCGAGGAGTCGGCCAAGCGGCCAAAGCCCCTGGTGGACCCCGTGTACATCACGGCCGTCCAGCCGGGCTCTCAGAAG gGAGACCACCGGCCGGGCAAGACCCCTGAAGCCGCCTCCAACGGCCCCTGGAGTGGGAGCAGCGGCTCCTCCAGGCCTCCCCCGGGGGCCCCAGCCCGGTCCAGAAACCTGGATCCCTCCCCCCTGGGACTCTCCCAGCACGCCTCGGACCCCCACTTGACCCACATGCCCCCGGCCGCCCAGCCCCCGCAGgcccctccccagcagccccCGGCCCCCACGCCTGCGGCCCCCGCGCCACAGCAGCCGCCCCCCTGCTCCCCCCAGCGTGAGCCCCAGCGGGTCTCCCACGAACAGTTCCGGGCCGCCCTGCAGATGGTGGTTGACCCCGGAGACCCCCGGACCTACCTGGACAACTTCATCAAGATCGGGGAGGGCTCCACGGGCATCGTCTGCATCGCCACCGTCAGGAACTCCGGGAAGCTCGTGGCGGTCAAGAAGATGGACCTGCGGAAGCAGCAGCGGCGGGAGCTGCTCTTCAacgag gTGGTGATCATGAGGGACTACCAGCATGAGAAcgtggtggagatgtacaacagctgCCTGGTGGGCGATGAGCTCTGGGTCGTGATGGAGTTCCTGGAGGGGGGCGCGCTGACCGACATCGTCACCCACACCAG GATGAACGAAGAGCAGATTGCGGCCGTCTGCCTCTCGGTGCTGAAGGCCCTGTCGGTGCTCCACGCTCAGGGGGTCATCCACCGGGACATCAAGAGCGACTCCATCCTGCTGACCCATGATGGGCGG GTCAAGCTCTCCGACTTCGGATTCTGCGCGCAGGTGAACAAGGAGGTGCCGAGGCGCAAGTCGCTGGTGGGGACCCCCTACTGGATGGCCCCGGAGCTCATCTCTCGGCTGCCCTACGGGCCGGAG GTGGACATCTGGTCCCTGGGCGTGATGGTGATCGAGATGGTGGACGGGGAGCCTCCCTACTTCAACGAGCCCCCCCTCAAGGCCATGAAGATGATCCGGGACAATCTGCCCCCCAAACTGAAAAACGTGCACAAG GTCTCTCCTTCCTTGAAGGGCTTCCTGGACCGCCTGCTGGTCAGAGACCCCGCCCAAAGAGCCACGGCCAGCGAGCTCCTGAAGCACCCCTTCGTGGGCAAAGCCGGGGCCCCCTCCTGCATCGTGCCCCTCATGCGGCAGAACCGGATGAGATGA
- the PAK4 gene encoding serine/threonine-protein kinase PAK 4 isoform X2 — protein MFTKRKKRIEISAPSNFEHRVHTGYDQQEQKFTGLPRQWQGIIEESAKRPKPLVDPVYITAVQPGSQKTIVRGHKAAKDGSLAWLLDEFENMSVSRSNSLRRDSPPFPARHDHFYQENGLGEALGRPRHPHPPPPHTEEDGGSSKGRDPKERSRHGPKNEAGRGWDDRTAAPHARGHEPQHMSHQSSGPPRPPEHPRPLPEPGPRAPERDRKREPPTERVVKRERTEGPEKRPKSTYTGQGSPQAPREKRPLSGPNIRTPNIPISEGVMKTAQQTGRPFNTYPRADTDLGRGTQMVVDPGDPRTYLDNFIKIGEGSTGIVCIATVRNSGKLVAVKKMDLRKQQRRELLFNEVVIMRDYQHENVVEMYNSCLVGDELWVVMEFLEGGALTDIVTHTRMNEEQIAAVCLSVLKALSVLHAQGVIHRDIKSDSILLTHDGRVKLSDFGFCAQVNKEVPRRKSLVGTPYWMAPELISRLPYGPEVDIWSLGVMVIEMVDGEPPYFNEPPLKAMKMIRDNLPPKLKNVHKVSPSLKGFLDRLLVRDPAQRATASELLKHPFVGKAGAPSCIVPLMRQNRMR, from the exons ATGTTCACCAAAAGGAAGAAGCGCATTGAGATCTCCGCCCCCTCCAACTTCGAGCACCGGGTGCACACGGGCTACGACCAGCAGGAGCAGAAGTTCACGGGGCTGCCCAGGCAATGGCAGGGCATCATCGAGGAGTCGGCCAAGCGGCCAAAGCCCCTGGTGGACCCCGTGTACATCACGGCCGTCCAGCCGGGCTCTCAGAAG ACCATCGTGCGCGGACACAAGGCTGCCAAGGACGGCTCCCTGGCCTGGCTGCTCGATGAGTTTGAGAACATGTCCGTGTCGCGCTCCAACTCCCTGCGCAGGGACAGCCCCCCCTTCCCGGCCCGGCACGACCACTTTTACCAGGAGAACGGCCTGGGGGAGGCGCTGGGCAGGCCccgccacccccacccaccccctccccACACGGAAGAGGACGGCGGGAGCAGCAAGGGCAGAGACCCCAAGGAACGGAGCCGCCACGGGCCCAAGAACGAGGCCGGACGGGGCTGGGACGACAGGACTGCCGCACCGCACGCCCGTGGCCACGAGCCCCAGCACATGTCGCACCAGTCCTCCGGCCCCCCACGGCCCCCCGAGCACCCACGGCCCCTGCCGGAACCCGGGCCCCGAGCACCCGAGCGGGACCGGAAGAGGGAGCCCCCCACCGAGCGCGTGGTTAAGCGGGAGCGGACGGAGGGGCCCGAGAAGAGACCCAAGTCCACCTACACGGGCCAGGGCAGCCCACAGGCCCCCCGGGAGAAGCGACCCCTCTCTGGGCCCAATATCCGGACCCCGAACATCCCCATCTCTGAGGGGGTGATGAAGACCGCGCAGCAGACGGGACGGCCTTTTAACACCTACCCGCGAGCGGACACCGACCTTGGCCGTGGCACTCAG ATGGTGGTTGACCCCGGAGACCCCCGGACCTACCTGGACAACTTCATCAAGATCGGGGAGGGCTCCACGGGCATCGTCTGCATCGCCACCGTCAGGAACTCCGGGAAGCTCGTGGCGGTCAAGAAGATGGACCTGCGGAAGCAGCAGCGGCGGGAGCTGCTCTTCAacgag gTGGTGATCATGAGGGACTACCAGCATGAGAAcgtggtggagatgtacaacagctgCCTGGTGGGCGATGAGCTCTGGGTCGTGATGGAGTTCCTGGAGGGGGGCGCGCTGACCGACATCGTCACCCACACCAG GATGAACGAAGAGCAGATTGCGGCCGTCTGCCTCTCGGTGCTGAAGGCCCTGTCGGTGCTCCACGCTCAGGGGGTCATCCACCGGGACATCAAGAGCGACTCCATCCTGCTGACCCATGATGGGCGG GTCAAGCTCTCCGACTTCGGATTCTGCGCGCAGGTGAACAAGGAGGTGCCGAGGCGCAAGTCGCTGGTGGGGACCCCCTACTGGATGGCCCCGGAGCTCATCTCTCGGCTGCCCTACGGGCCGGAG GTGGACATCTGGTCCCTGGGCGTGATGGTGATCGAGATGGTGGACGGGGAGCCTCCCTACTTCAACGAGCCCCCCCTCAAGGCCATGAAGATGATCCGGGACAATCTGCCCCCCAAACTGAAAAACGTGCACAAG GTCTCTCCTTCCTTGAAGGGCTTCCTGGACCGCCTGCTGGTCAGAGACCCCGCCCAAAGAGCCACGGCCAGCGAGCTCCTGAAGCACCCCTTCGTGGGCAAAGCCGGGGCCCCCTCCTGCATCGTGCCCCTCATGCGGCAGAACCGGATGAGATGA
- the SYCN gene encoding syncollin, which translates to MASSQLQPWSCARVPCADLVLAASSGAQLYKAALQAQDWTLRLKMQALLSALLLLPLLSTPGQAQCPAPSELKNPHPNGTKVCAQMYTDDSPYYDLCCGGSLLMVLAGDDQPYMPTAFNNKVSSLVVGQRCELTVWYRKGKVGNTRKFKAGAYPRLQEFKRGLFGDWDNAISAYFCKCN; encoded by the coding sequence ATGGCCTCTTCCCAACTACAGCCCTGGAGCTGTGCCCGTGTTCCGTGCGCTGACCTTGTGCTCGCAGCGTCCAGTGGGGCCCAGCTATATAAAGCCGCCCTCCAGGCCCAGGACTGGACACTGCGGCTGAAGATGCAGGCTTTGCTGagcgccctcctcctcctcccgctgcTCTCCACCCCCGGCCAGGCCCAGTGTCCGGCACCCTCTGAGCTGAAGAACCCGCACCCCAATGGCACCAAGGTCTGTGCCCAGATGTACACGGACGACAGCCCCTACTATGACCTCTGCTGCGGCGGGAGCCTCCTGATGGTCCTGGCTGGCGATGACCAGCCCTACATGCCAACGGCCTTCAACAACAAAGTCTCCTCGCTGGTGGTTGGCCAGCGGTGTGAGCTGACCGTCTGGTACCGGAAGGGCAAGGTGGGCAACACGCGCAAGTTCAAGGCGGGCGCCTACCCCCGCCTGCAGGAGTTCAAGAGGGGCCTCTTTGGCGACTGGGACAACGCCATCTCCGCCTACTTCTGCAAGTGCAACTGA